The Pandoraea vervacti DNA window CGGGCAAATCAACCCATTAGCGACGCATGACCTTTTCGGACGGCGTCAGTGCTTCAATGTAAGCCGGACGGCTGAAAATCCGCTCGGCATACTTCATCAACGGCGCAGCATTCTTCGACAACTCAATGCCGTAGTGATCCAGACGCCACAACAACGGCGCAATCGCCACGTCGAGCATCGAAAACTCTTCGCCCAACATGTACTTGTTCTTCACAAAGATCGGCGCCAACTGCGTCAGACGATCACGAATCGACAGACGTGCCTTCTCGTGATTCTTCTCCGCAGCCTTGCCCTTCTCGTTTTCGAGCGCGCTCACGTGAACGAACAACTCTTTCTCGAAATTGAACAGGAACAGACGCGCCCGCGCACGCTGCACCGGGTCGGCCGGCATCAGCTGCGGATGCGGGAAACGTTCGTCAATGTACTCATTGATGATGTTCGATTCGTACAGAATCAGATCGCGCTCGACAAGAATCGGCACCTGACCGTACGGGTTCATCACCGCAATGTCTTCCGGCTTGTTGAACAGATCGACGTCACGGATTTCGAAATCCATGCCTTTTTCGAACAGAACCAGCCGGCAACGCTGGGAGAAGGGGCACGTCGTGCCCGAGTACAAAACCATCATAGCGCGTCTTCCTTAAAAACCAACGGGGCCGGGGCGGGAAACCGACGCTTCCCGAGCCCTGGCCCCGTCGTACAGACGTTATTTTACTTCACGTCCTTCCAATAGGCCGAATTCAGGCGCCAGGCAAGTACCGTAAAGAGTCCCAGGAACAACAAAACCCATACGCCCAACTGCCGACGCGTGCGCTGCGCCGGTTCCGACATCCAATCCAGATAAGATACCAAATCCGCCATGGCAGAATCAAATTCCACTGGCTTCATCGTCCCCTGAGTGATTTGCACGAACTGCGCCGGGCCATGCTCCCCGCCCTGCGCATGCTTCAGACCCCGCTGCCCCTGCAACTGCCAGAACGGGTTCGGCATGCCCACATTGGGAAACGCCAGATTGTTCCAGCCGGTCGGACGCGCGTCGTCCCGGTAGAAGGTACGCAAGTATGTGTACAGCCAGTCCGTGCCGCGGGCCCGCGCCTCGACCGACAGGTCAGGCGGGGCGGAGCCGAACCACTCCTTGGCGTCTGCCGTGCGCATAGCCACGGTCATGGTCTCGCCGATCTTGTCGGTCGTGAAGAGCAGATTGTTCTTGATCTCCGCTTCCGACAGCCCCAGATCCTTGAGGCGCGAATACCGCATCGATGCCGCCGAATGGCAGTTCAGGCAGTAGTTCACGAACAGCTTGGCGCCGCGTTGCAGCGACGCCAGATCGTCGATCCGGCTGGGCGCCGTGTCCAGCGCACCGCCCTCTTCGGCCAAGGCCGGCGCCGCGAAGCCACTCAGGAGCGCCAGGATAAGCAACAGTTTTCTCATCTTGATATTCCTAGTCGTCGTTTGAGTGCGCTCAATGCGCCGCGAAAGTCACGCGATCCGGCACCGGCTTGAACGTGCCGCGCTTGCTCCACAGCGGCATCAGCCAGAAGAATCCGAAGTAATACAGCGCGCCGATCTGCGAAATGGCGGTCTTCACGGGCGTCGGCTCCTGAATTCCCAGATAGCCCAGCACCGCGAAAACGACGACGAGAATACCCAGCAACACCTTGTGGAAACCCGGACGGTAACGGATCGACTTCACCGGGCTATGGTCCAGCCACGGCAGGAAGAACAGCGTTACCACCGCGCCGCCCATCACCACCACGCCCCAGAACTTGGCTTCCGTCAGGAACATGAACAGCAGCAGCAGAACCACGCCGCCGGACGCCGCCACCTTGGTCGTCACCGCAGCACGGCCCTTGATCCACCAGACCGCCGCGACCAGCACCGCTACGCCCATGAGCAGATGCTTGAAATCGTCGGTCGTGGCGCGCAGCATCGAGTAGAACGGCGTGAAATACCAGACCGGGGCGATGTGCGGCGGCGTCTTGAGCGGATCGGACGGAATGAAGTTATTCGCTTCGAGGAAGTAACCGCCCATCGTCGGCGCAAAGAACACGATTGCCGAGAAGACCATCAGGAACACACCCACGCCCATGATGTCGTGCACGGTGTAATACGGATGGAACGGAATGCCGTCGAGCGGGCGGCCATTGGCGTCTTTCTTGTCCTTGATCTCGATGCCGTCCGGATTGTTCGACCCGACTTCGTGCAGCGCGATGATGTGCGCGACGATCAGGCCGATCAGCACCAGCGGGATCGCGATCACGTGGAACGCAAAGAAGCGGTTGAGCGTGGCGTCCGAGACAACGTAGTCGCCACGAATCCACAGCGACAGGTCCGGCCCGATGAACGGAATCGCCGAGAACAGGTTCACGATCACCTGCGCGCCCCAGTAGGACATCTGGCCCCACGGCAACAGATAGCCCATGAACGCTTCGGCCATCAGGCACAGGAAGATCAGACAGCCGAACACCCAAACGAGCTCGCGCGGCTTGCGATACGACCCGTACAGCAGCCCGCGGAACATGTGCAGATACACCACGACGAAGAACATCGAGGCGCCCGTCGAGTGCATGTAGCGGATGAGCCAGCCCCAGGGCACTTCGCGCATGATGTACTCGACCGACGCGAACGCGAGGTTGGCGTCGGGCTTGTAGTTCATCACCAGGAAGATGCCGGTGAGAATCTGGATCACCAGCACCAGC harbors:
- a CDS encoding glutathione S-transferase N-terminal domain-containing protein — encoded protein: MMVLYSGTTCPFSQRCRLVLFEKGMDFEIRDVDLFNKPEDIAVMNPYGQVPILVERDLILYESNIINEYIDERFPHPQLMPADPVQRARARLFLFNFEKELFVHVSALENEKGKAAEKNHEKARLSIRDRLTQLAPIFVKNKYMLGEEFSMLDVAIAPLLWRLDHYGIELSKNAAPLMKYAERIFSRPAYIEALTPSEKVMRR
- a CDS encoding cytochrome c1 encodes the protein MRKLLLILALLSGFAAPALAEEGGALDTAPSRIDDLASLQRGAKLFVNYCLNCHSAASMRYSRLKDLGLSEAEIKNNLLFTTDKIGETMTVAMRTADAKEWFGSAPPDLSVEARARGTDWLYTYLRTFYRDDARPTGWNNLAFPNVGMPNPFWQLQGQRGLKHAQGGEHGPAQFVQITQGTMKPVEFDSAMADLVSYLDWMSEPAQRTRRQLGVWVLLFLGLFTVLAWRLNSAYWKDVK
- a CDS encoding cytochrome b is translated as MAADKQVDTTGLLGWIDRRFPLTQLWKDHASEYYAPKNFNFWYFFGSLAMLVLVIQILTGIFLVMNYKPDANLAFASVEYIMREVPWGWLIRYMHSTGASMFFVVVYLHMFRGLLYGSYRKPRELVWVFGCLIFLCLMAEAFMGYLLPWGQMSYWGAQVIVNLFSAIPFIGPDLSLWIRGDYVVSDATLNRFFAFHVIAIPLVLIGLIVAHIIALHEVGSNNPDGIEIKDKKDANGRPLDGIPFHPYYTVHDIMGVGVFLMVFSAIVFFAPTMGGYFLEANNFIPSDPLKTPPHIAPVWYFTPFYSMLRATTDDFKHLLMGVAVLVAAVWWIKGRAAVTTKVAASGGVVLLLLFMFLTEAKFWGVVVMGGAVVTLFFLPWLDHSPVKSIRYRPGFHKVLLGILVVVFAVLGYLGIQEPTPVKTAISQIGALYYFGFFWLMPLWSKRGTFKPVPDRVTFAAH